A genomic window from Candidatus Kouleothrix ribensis includes:
- a CDS encoding ATP-binding protein → MAVMPLSPDPGQLYGRDQHIDYLRTLITQPIDTIQAVLLVGDGGTGKTYLVEDLIKALHIRQIRFLPIYDFYHIDNFKASAIEAAIIRSLERRAEDELAAQPASLFNAYIEQRNRVDQSRQSGTRFQAEQDKLRTAFVDCYNRFAAAEHASGRPVVLLFDTAEQAVDLSDKAANVLLAGHQEAGWGGENWLCRMLPQLTNTLVVLSGRAQTLYGQPVAFYPRLSAAIQAAAGAWHQREIAGIDYPDALAFARRMKQILTRTDEIEEIRGLARTVPIEDDAKMHTWFEIAEGLPFWISMLFTREMLGIVPEGYDPLDAFQERMQEHAGVRLGAAERTELRNAVMQQVLLSTVSNNSAHLIIALQWMAAIRKGLSLEMLRTLLATVPLAIDAETLFGEISRLLIVKQRTVPRYTHGGDEREETLLFLHDEIYRWLGKTELPSDTNALMIDWYTAAIEAAEGDRLAAVDTLLEFPGDDAPPPAKPPEVGADALLVSPPHVASDPAWLHAMRQRDDALRRKQQLILDRLGYYFQLSTRRGIQEYNVLAYAAIANRDYGFNVTIRQEGLRNMYRTMGDIPREVEIECAARWLLRAVHTDEDWIATLQARVQDYYADEATKPGLHFALLRLAEAQARQQTNPSKDRAGTQALLAEALRIAREYESGHAADHWCGFLLAELLNYRGIDHRLAYEIPDAMQAYRDSLSLHQRYPDLPIEFQANTLNNLAYAYSEQGEVDDARVFALQGLGLRQRFGSEFNVGLSFNTLARIEIRIGNGSKALGYAARAYAIFRRQDATRGLVLCLPVLANAWRKVAEESYDPGAQRRDLQRSLAWFAYTESFFQQRSIGSPERWRELYQQWGCAHRSWALALARRDRHGAEVRAAFAAAHATIEKALEVAENAPLPGLMLIEIHEDLAVIHINQDEYDQRIEDHVAAAEDCAPREYRIRKGVGLPEVSAPTRAYWRCLGQCQLQRMMLNFGKYDFGFYAWPDRLPHQAEVMRTQLEAPGQGKFLVAASEHLLLMEAYLLKYAGSSWILGKAEQLALRELKHNRQPDEIDGIELALLQAARQYNLLNSDALAHALNLISRAKRDLPLSRN, encoded by the coding sequence ATGGCTGTGATGCCACTCTCGCCCGATCCCGGCCAGCTGTACGGGCGCGATCAACACATCGATTATTTGCGCACGCTGATCACACAGCCGATCGACACGATACAAGCAGTTCTGCTGGTGGGTGATGGTGGTACCGGCAAAACCTACCTGGTTGAAGATCTGATCAAGGCGTTGCATATACGGCAGATTCGCTTTCTGCCGATCTACGACTTCTACCATATCGATAACTTCAAGGCCAGTGCGATCGAAGCTGCGATCATCCGCAGCCTGGAGCGGCGCGCCGAAGATGAGCTGGCCGCGCAGCCGGCCTCGCTGTTCAATGCCTATATCGAGCAGCGCAACCGTGTCGATCAATCGCGCCAGAGCGGCACGCGCTTCCAGGCCGAGCAAGACAAGCTGCGTACGGCGTTCGTCGATTGCTATAACAGATTCGCTGCGGCCGAGCATGCCAGCGGCCGGCCGGTCGTGCTGCTGTTCGACACCGCTGAGCAGGCGGTTGACCTGAGCGACAAGGCTGCCAATGTGCTGTTGGCAGGCCACCAGGAAGCCGGCTGGGGCGGCGAGAACTGGCTGTGCCGCATGCTGCCGCAGCTTACGAATACGCTGGTGGTGCTATCGGGGCGCGCTCAAACATTGTATGGCCAGCCGGTCGCATTCTACCCGCGCCTGTCCGCTGCGATTCAAGCCGCTGCCGGCGCCTGGCACCAGCGCGAGATCGCCGGGATCGACTACCCCGACGCGCTGGCGTTTGCCAGGCGTATGAAGCAGATTCTGACCCGAACGGACGAGATCGAGGAGATTCGCGGGCTGGCCCGGACGGTGCCAATCGAAGACGATGCCAAGATGCATACGTGGTTCGAAATCGCCGAAGGCCTGCCATTTTGGATCTCGATGCTGTTTACGCGCGAGATGCTCGGGATTGTGCCGGAGGGGTATGACCCGCTCGATGCATTTCAGGAGCGCATGCAGGAACACGCCGGGGTTCGGCTGGGCGCGGCCGAGCGCACCGAGCTGCGCAACGCGGTGATGCAGCAAGTGTTGCTGAGCACGGTATCGAACAACTCGGCACACCTGATCATCGCGCTCCAGTGGATGGCCGCCATCCGCAAAGGGCTGTCGCTCGAGATGTTGCGCACGCTGCTGGCAACTGTGCCGCTGGCGATCGATGCCGAGACGTTATTCGGCGAGATTAGCCGGCTGCTGATCGTTAAGCAGCGCACCGTGCCGCGCTACACCCATGGCGGCGACGAGCGTGAGGAGACATTGCTGTTTCTGCACGACGAGATCTATCGCTGGTTGGGCAAGACCGAGCTGCCCTCCGATACGAACGCGCTGATGATCGACTGGTATACCGCCGCAATTGAAGCCGCCGAAGGCGATCGCCTGGCGGCAGTCGATACACTGCTGGAATTTCCTGGCGACGATGCTCCACCGCCGGCAAAGCCGCCAGAAGTAGGCGCCGATGCGCTCTTGGTAAGCCCACCACATGTTGCGAGCGACCCGGCCTGGCTGCACGCTATGCGGCAGCGCGACGACGCGCTGCGGCGTAAACAGCAGCTGATCCTCGATCGGCTCGGCTATTACTTCCAGCTGAGCACCAGGCGCGGGATTCAAGAGTATAACGTGCTTGCGTATGCGGCAATCGCCAACCGTGATTACGGCTTCAACGTCACAATTCGCCAGGAAGGCCTGCGCAATATGTATCGCACCATGGGCGACATACCGCGCGAGGTCGAGATCGAGTGCGCCGCGCGCTGGCTTCTACGCGCGGTGCATACCGATGAGGATTGGATTGCGACACTGCAAGCGCGTGTTCAAGACTACTACGCGGATGAAGCTACGAAACCAGGGCTGCACTTCGCGCTGCTGCGGCTGGCCGAGGCTCAGGCCCGGCAACAAACCAACCCGAGCAAGGATCGTGCCGGCACCCAGGCCTTACTAGCAGAGGCACTGCGCATTGCGCGGGAGTATGAATCCGGCCATGCTGCGGATCACTGGTGTGGGTTTCTGCTGGCCGAGCTTTTAAACTACCGGGGGATCGATCACCGGCTGGCATATGAGATTCCAGACGCAATGCAGGCCTACCGCGACTCGCTGAGTTTGCATCAACGCTACCCCGATCTGCCAATTGAGTTTCAGGCCAATACGCTGAACAACCTGGCGTATGCCTACTCCGAGCAGGGTGAAGTCGACGACGCGCGCGTGTTCGCGCTGCAGGGGCTGGGGCTACGCCAGCGCTTCGGCAGCGAATTCAACGTCGGGCTGAGCTTCAATACGCTGGCACGGATCGAGATCCGCATCGGCAATGGCAGCAAAGCGCTGGGCTACGCCGCGCGGGCCTACGCGATCTTCCGACGCCAGGATGCGACCCGTGGCCTGGTGTTGTGCCTGCCGGTGCTGGCAAATGCCTGGCGCAAAGTCGCCGAAGAATCGTACGACCCTGGCGCGCAGCGCCGCGACTTGCAGCGCTCGCTGGCGTGGTTTGCATATACCGAAAGCTTCTTTCAGCAGCGCAGCATCGGCTCGCCCGAGCGCTGGCGCGAGCTATACCAGCAGTGGGGCTGCGCACACCGCAGCTGGGCGCTGGCACTAGCGCGGCGCGACCGCCACGGCGCCGAGGTGCGCGCGGCGTTTGCAGCGGCGCACGCGACGATCGAAAAAGCGCTGGAAGTGGCCGAAAACGCGCCCTTGCCTGGGCTGATGCTGATCGAGATCCACGAAGACCTGGCGGTGATCCACATCAACCAGGACGAGTACGACCAGCGGATCGAAGACCATGTCGCCGCCGCCGAAGACTGTGCGCCGCGTGAGTATCGCATCCGCAAAGGGGTTGGCCTGCCGGAAGTGTCCGCGCCAACCCGCGCATACTGGCGCTGCCTGGGGCAGTGCCAGCTGCAGCGTATGATGCTGAATTTCGGCAAATACGACTTTGGTTTTTACGCCTGGCCCGACCGCCTGCCGCATCAGGCTGAGGTAATGCGCACCCAGCTCGAAGCGCCGGGCCAGGGGAAATTTCTTGTTGCAGCGAGCGAACACCTGCTGCTGATGGAAGCCTACCTGCTGAAATATGCCGGCTCGTCGTGGATTCTCGGCAAAGCCGAGCAGCTCGCGCTGCGCGAGCTCAAGCACAACCGGCAGCCCGACGAGATCGATGGCATTGAGCTGGCGCTGCTGCAGGCCGCGCGGCAATACAACTTGCTGAACAGCGACGCGCTCGCGCATGCCCTCAACCTGATCAGCCGGGCCAAGCGCGATCTGCCGTTGTCAAGGAATTGA
- a CDS encoding winged helix-turn-helix domain-containing protein gives MLKLSEWLTRVGFPHGNPFALKEADREGDLLQSYFVEHPAYNQLFDSDHPTSSVLAAPRGAGKSAIRRMFETNYINPAFEQRVLLVRMIDWLPLVAEIDQPGFASARYHLDEIMRLVVSALAAAPTTAWLQRPQSPDLLGYLNWLCANYGTYLTPSEYARLEQRGWLGALHPPGDPRYAMGAMPGLMRLRIVAQILQAIGFRAAYILIDRIDELFATTADWHTGARLLAPLICNLQLNEIAGLGCKYFIPAEIVQILLSDYGLRIDRIPCATLSWSTSQLLNILGNRLGTFSNGFILSLAALALPDLPNIDGQIIAAAAGSPRNLLNLGDWLFQACAAGATDQELRIQPAHIAAAQAQLAHWLHHIHSHTPAEPPAAPEAETIAATRAQPDDTPEPVPRLRVQDGVVWRGDQILPGWQDLPQLQQRLLQYLYDQRGKVCQKEAIIAHVWAGKPNPSVGDDSLRKLAERLIEFIEPNPAKPVYIQKVRGGHYRLDNTVSV, from the coding sequence ATGTTGAAACTGAGCGAGTGGCTCACGCGCGTCGGCTTTCCGCATGGCAACCCGTTTGCTCTGAAAGAGGCCGACCGCGAAGGCGATCTGTTGCAATCGTATTTCGTCGAACATCCGGCCTATAACCAGCTGTTCGACAGCGACCATCCAACCAGCAGTGTTCTAGCAGCGCCGCGCGGTGCGGGCAAAAGCGCCATCCGGCGCATGTTCGAAACCAATTATATCAACCCGGCCTTCGAGCAGCGCGTGTTGCTGGTGCGCATGATCGATTGGTTGCCGCTCGTGGCCGAAATCGACCAGCCGGGCTTCGCTAGCGCGCGCTACCACCTCGATGAGATCATGCGCCTGGTTGTGTCGGCGCTGGCGGCGGCCCCCACTACTGCCTGGCTGCAGCGCCCGCAATCGCCTGATCTGCTGGGCTACCTGAACTGGCTGTGTGCGAACTACGGTACATATCTCACACCATCGGAGTACGCGCGCCTCGAGCAGCGCGGCTGGCTGGGCGCGCTGCATCCACCTGGCGACCCGCGCTACGCCATGGGCGCAATGCCGGGCCTGATGCGCCTGCGTATTGTGGCGCAGATCCTGCAGGCGATCGGCTTTCGCGCCGCTTATATCCTGATCGACCGTATCGACGAACTGTTTGCCACCACTGCCGATTGGCACACCGGCGCACGATTGCTCGCACCGCTGATCTGCAATTTGCAGCTGAACGAAATCGCGGGTTTGGGCTGTAAATACTTTATTCCAGCCGAAATTGTACAGATTCTATTATCCGACTATGGCTTGCGGATCGATCGCATTCCATGCGCTACGCTTAGCTGGAGCACATCGCAATTACTTAATATTCTGGGCAACCGGCTGGGTACCTTCAGCAACGGGTTTATTTTGAGTCTGGCCGCGCTCGCGCTACCCGATCTGCCCAATATCGACGGCCAGATCATCGCGGCGGCGGCCGGCTCGCCCCGCAACCTGCTAAACCTGGGCGACTGGCTGTTCCAGGCATGTGCCGCCGGCGCCACCGACCAGGAGCTGCGCATCCAGCCGGCGCATATCGCCGCAGCCCAGGCCCAGCTTGCGCACTGGCTACACCACATCCACAGCCACACCCCGGCCGAGCCGCCGGCGGCGCCGGAGGCCGAAACGATAGCGGCTACTCGCGCACAGCCCGACGATACGCCCGAACCTGTGCCGCGCCTGCGCGTGCAGGATGGCGTCGTCTGGCGCGGCGACCAGATATTGCCAGGCTGGCAGGATCTGCCCCAGCTGCAACAGCGGCTCTTACAATACCTGTATGATCAGCGCGGCAAGGTATGCCAAAAAGAAGCGATTATCGCGCATGTGTGGGCCGGCAAGCCAAACCCAAGTGTTGGCGACGACTCGCTGCGCAAGCTGGCCGAACGCCTGATCGAGTTCATCGAGCCCAACCCCGCGAAGCCCGTGTATATTCAGAAAGTGCGCGGCGGGCATTACCGGCTGGATAACACCGTGAGTGTTTAA
- a CDS encoding DUF952 domain-containing protein, protein MMALIYHLAPAVRWHTWPEGQPYLPAEFAADGFVHCTAGDDVMLNVANAFYRSAPGAFVLLAIDPARLSAPLRWEPPADPAPNAGPPLAPLFPHIYGPIDRAAIVAVRPARRAEDGTFVGW, encoded by the coding sequence ATGATGGCGCTGATCTACCACCTGGCCCCGGCAGTGCGCTGGCATACCTGGCCGGAAGGGCAGCCCTACCTGCCGGCCGAATTCGCGGCCGACGGCTTCGTGCATTGCACGGCCGGCGACGACGTAATGCTCAACGTTGCGAACGCATTCTACCGCAGCGCGCCGGGCGCATTTGTGCTGCTGGCGATCGACCCGGCCCGGCTGAGTGCGCCGCTGCGCTGGGAGCCACCGGCCGACCCAGCGCCGAACGCCGGGCCGCCGCTTGCGCCGCTGTTCCCACACATCTACGGCCCGATCGACCGCGCGGCGATCGTGGCGGTGCGCCCGGCACGGCGAGCTGAGGATGGGACGTTTGTGGGCTGGTGA